In a genomic window of Pseudomonadota bacterium:
- a CDS encoding TIGR01777 family oxidoreductase — translation MKIFITGGTGFIGSHLTKKLVGAEHRVTVLTRKIRPGRTLPTGAVYCEGDPNVPGKWQEILADHDMVINLAGASIIGRWTETKKEEIRNSRINTTHHLVDGIEMAAAKGRQIALLSTSAVGYYGDRGDEPLTEESSAGTDFLGHLAQDWEREALRAEEYGARVVRCRFGLVLGSSGGVLAKMLPAFKLGLGSRLGSGRQWFPWIHQGELANIFAYLADKPELRGVFNCVAPESVTNDEFTRQLAQTLDRRVLPIGVPALVLKLAFGEMSTVLLGGQRVSPENLLQSGYIFRFPTLSTALANLLKND, via the coding sequence ATGAAAATATTTATCACTGGTGGTACTGGCTTTATTGGTAGCCACTTGACCAAAAAATTGGTGGGCGCTGAGCATCGAGTTACAGTATTGACCCGAAAAATTCGCCCAGGCCGCACCCTGCCGACTGGAGCCGTCTATTGTGAAGGCGACCCCAACGTTCCGGGTAAATGGCAGGAAATTTTGGCCGACCATGACATGGTGATCAACCTGGCCGGTGCTTCGATTATCGGCCGCTGGACCGAAACCAAAAAAGAAGAAATTCGCAATAGTCGCATCAACACCACTCACCACCTAGTCGACGGTATTGAAATGGCAGCCGCCAAAGGTCGGCAGATTGCCCTGTTGAGCACTTCGGCGGTCGGCTATTATGGCGACCGGGGTGATGAGCCACTAACTGAAGAAAGCAGCGCCGGAACTGATTTTCTTGGGCATTTGGCACAGGATTGGGAGCGGGAGGCTTTGCGGGCCGAAGAATATGGTGCTCGGGTGGTACGGTGCCGTTTTGGCCTGGTGCTGGGTTCCTCAGGTGGTGTCCTGGCTAAAATGCTACCGGCTTTCAAACTGGGGCTGGGAAGCCGACTGGGATCAGGCAGGCAATGGTTTCCCTGGATTCACCAGGGCGAGCTTGCCAACATTTTTGCCTACCTGGCTGATAAACCAGAACTTAGGGGAGTATTTAACTGCGTTGCTCCGGAGTCGGTTACCAACGATGAATTCACCCGGCAGCTGGCTCAGACCCTTGATCGCCGGGTGCTGCCGATCGGCGTTCCGGCCCTGGTACTAAAGCTGGCCTTCGGTGAGATGTCGACCGTACTTCTCGGAGGACAGCGGGTTTCGCCTGAAAACTTGCTACAGTCCGGCTATATTTTTCGTTTTCCCACATTATCCACAGCACTTGCCAACCTGCTCAAAAATGATTAA